The Lagopus muta isolate bLagMut1 chromosome 8, bLagMut1 primary, whole genome shotgun sequence genome contains a region encoding:
- the LANCL1 gene encoding glutathione S-transferase LANCL1 translates to MMAQRALPNPYADYDKSLGTAYFDASGRLTPEFTQRLNNKIRELLQQMERGLKAADPRDCTAYTGWAGIAVLYLHLHDVYGDPAYLHVAHEYVKKSLSCLTRRSITFLCGDAGPLAVAAVIYHKLQNHKQSEDCITRLLYLHKVDPRVPDELLYGRMGYLYALLFVNKHFGEEKIPQSHIQQVCEAVVASGESLAKRRNFTTKSPLMYEWYQEYYVGAAHGLAGIYYYLMQPGLGVSQVKLHNAVKPSVDYVCQLKFPSGNYPPCIDDTRDLLVHWCHGAPGVIYMLLQAYKVFGEQQYLNDALQCAEVIWQYGLLKKGYGLCHGTAGNAYGFLALYNLTQNMKYLYRACKFAEWCLSYGQHGCRTPDTPFSLFEGMAGTIYFLADLLVPTKAKFPAFEL, encoded by the exons atgaTGGCGCAGCGGGCGCTGCCCAACCCGTACGCGGACTACGACAAGTCTCTGGGCACCGCGTACTTCGATGCGTCCGGCCGG CTGACTCCCGAGTTCACGCAGCGTCTGAACAACAAAATAAGGGAATTGCTGCAGCAGATGGAGAGGGGCCTGAAGGCTGCTGACCCGCGGGACTGCACGGCTTACACGGGCTGGGCAG GCATTGCTGTGCTGTATTTGCACCTGCATGATGTGTATGGAGACCCAGCATACCTCCACGTGGCCCATGAGTACGTGAAGAAGAGCCTGAGCTGTCTGACAAGACGATCCATCACTTTCTTGTGTGGAGATGCTGGGCCCCTGGCAGTGGCTGCTGTCATCTACCACAAACTGCAGAACCACAAGCAGTCAGAAGACTGCATCACTCG cctGCTCTACCTACACAAGGTTGATCCACGAGTGCCAGACGAGCTGCTGTATGGGCGCATGGGCTATCTGTATGCACTGCTGTTTGTGAACAAGCACTTTGGAGAGGAAAAGATCCCTCAAAGTCACATTCAGCAG GTCTGTGAAGCAGTTGTAGCCTCAGGAGAGAGCCTAGCCAAAAGGAGGAACTTTACAACCAAGAGCCCACTGATGTATGAGTGGTACCAGGAATACTACGTAggggcagcccatggcttggcTGGGATTTATTACTATCTCATGCAG CCTGGCCTCGGAGTGAGCCAAGTAAAGCTGCACAACGCAGTCAAACCCAGCGTGGACTACGTCTGCCAGCTCAAATTCCCTTCAGGCAATTACCCTCCCTGCATTGATGACACCAGAGACCTGCTTGTCCATTGGTGCCATGGGGCACCAGGTGTTATCTACATGCTTCTCCAGGCCTACAAG GTGTTTGGGGAACAGCAGTACCTGAACGATGCCCTGCAGTGTGCAGAAGTGATCTGGCAGTACGGGTTATTGAAGAAAGGCTACGGGCTCTGCCACGGGACTGCTGGCAATGCCTATGGTTTCCTAGCACTGTACAACCTCACTCAGAACATGAAATACCTGTACAGGGCCTGCAAG TTTGCAGAGTGGTGTTTAAGCTATGGTCAGCATGGCTGTCGGACTCCAGACACACCGTTCTCTCTCTTTGAAG gAATGGCTGGAACAATTTACTTTCTTGCTGACCTGCTGGTGCCAACCAAGGCCAAGTTCCCTGCGTTTGAACTGTGA